The sequence GGACTTCCGCTGCGCGAGATGCTGGCGCGCACCGGCTTCGACCTCGAGCACGAGCGCCGCGAGGTCGTGGTGGAGGAGATGGGGGGTGAGGACGTCGAGTTGCAGGAGGTGGTGATCGCGCGGGGATCGCCGCTGGTCGGGCGGACGGCGCGTGGTCTGCGCATGCGCTGGCGCTTCGGCGTGAACCTGCTCGCGATCTCGCGCCGGGGTGCCCGTATCGTGCGGCGACTGGCCGACGTCCGATTCCAGGCCGGTGACGTGTTGCTGGTGCAGGTACGGCGTGAGTCCTTCCAGGACATGATGCAGGAGTTCAAGGTGGTCACCCTCGTCGACCACGAGCACCCGTTGCCGTCGTTGCCCAAGCTCGTCCTGACCATGGCGATCTTCGGCACGGCGATCGCGCTCGTGGCCGCCCGGGTCCTGCCGCTGGGGCTGACCTTTCTCACCGCCGCCCTCCTGCTCGTGCTGACGGGCGTGGTCTCGGTGAAACAGGCCTACACGGCGGTCGACTGGCCGGTGATCGTGTTGTTGGGATCGACCATCTGTCTGGGTTCGGCCCTCGAGTACACCGGCGCGGCGCAACTGGTGGCACGAGGCCTGGTGTCGTTCACGCTCGACTGGCCCCCCTGGGCCATCGTGGGCGCCATGATGGTCGTGACCATGCTGATCTCGAACGTGGTGAACAACGCGGCCACTGCCGTGATGATGGCGCCGATCGCCTATGCCCTGGCGGTGGATCTCGAGGTGTCGCCCGACACCTTCCTCATGGCCGTGGCCGTGGGGGCGAGCTGCTGTTTCCTGACCCCCATCGGCCACCAGTGCAACGTGCTGGTCCTCGGACCCGGCGGGTACAAGTTCTCCGACTACGCGCGTTTGGGCGCTCCTCTGTCGATCCTCGCGGTCGCCGTGGGCCTGTTCCTGATCCTCGAGGTGTGGCCGCTGACTCGCTGACGGGTCGTGGGCGCGGCCGTCACTCGTCCGGTCGGAACACGAAGGGCGCATCGAAGGTCGAGGCCTTGCTCGCCGTCGCGAAGCGCCACGACCGGATCTGGGACAGAGCGCAGGACCGGACGTCGGCACTGCGCAGCGAGTCGTCGACGACTTCGGCCGAGGTCACGCCGCCGTCGGCGGCGACGGTGATCCGGAAGACCATCTTGCCGCGGAGGTCGGGATCGGACTCGAGCGCGGTGTCGTAGCAGAACCGGATTCCGGGTGCGTAGCGGCGCACGGTGTCCATGAGCGAGCGCGCGCTGCGGTCGCCGGTCGGCTGGGCGGTCGGGGTCGCCGCCGACTCCCTGCGGCCGGTGACGCCCGCCAGGTCGAGATCACCGAATCCACTCAGGTCGACCTGCTCGGCGTTCAACCCGCCCCGACGGAGGTCGGTGGCGGTGGCGGTGGATCTCACGGTGGCCGCGCCGGCCCCGCGGCCCGCTCGCACCCGCCCTCCACGCCGGCGCGACACCGGCTCGGAGGCGGTCCCGCTCGAAGACGCCGTGGGCAGGGACGACGACAGGCTCGCGAGAGCGTCGTCGACCTCCTCGGTCACGGCAGCGAGTTGCTGTTCGACCTCCGTGCGGGCGCGCGCACGCCCCGCGGTGCCGCGCTCGGGCGGCGCTTCCGGTGTCGGTGCCTCGCGCGAGGGACGGACGCGGCGTTCCGGCTTTGCCGGAGCTTCCGGAGTCGGATCCTCGACCGCCTCGGTGGTGGGGGCCACGGCTTCGGGCGGAGCCGTTTCGGCCTTCGGCTCGGGCGTCGACGGGCCGGCCGGGGCCGGGGTGGGGCGTCGGGGTTCCTCGAGGATCAGTCGTGCCAGGCGCTCGGGAAGCTCCTCGACCTCGGCCTCGCGTGTCTGCGGAGCGGGCGCCAACCGGACGAGCCCCAGGAAGAGCGCGCCGAGGGCGACGGCAATGGTGAGTGCGCGCCGGAACCGGGGGTCGGGCCGGCCCAGCAGCGGCTGGCGGTAGGCGGACGGGACGGGGTGGACGGCGAAGGTCATGGTGTCCTCCCTCAACCCTGAAGGACGGCCAGTGCCAGATCGTCGAAGCCGCTTCGATCGCAGGTGTACATGACGCGCTGGAGAACCGAGAAGCTCATGTCACGATCACCCTGGATGGTGATCCGTCCTGCCCACTCGTCGAGGTGGCCGCGTCGTTCGGCGATACGTTGCTGGCGCTCGCGTGCCCGCTCCAGACCGGAGCCCAGGGCCTC comes from Candidatus Krumholzibacteriia bacterium and encodes:
- a CDS encoding SLC13 family permease, which codes for GLRAAGTTEPFAALMLKAKGFTGQVLALTGTVGFFSTFMNNTGALAVFLPVTVHMAREMRRLASSLLMPLAFASLLGGLVTLIGTPPNILVSTFRQEHMGEPFGLFDYTPVGLGVAFVGILFLATVGWRILPARRGSVSIERLMQMEHYFSEVFVPRESPFAGRPLRDMQELGLDVNVVGLVRGDRRVPAPLPHELILAEDILLVEAAGLPLREMLARTGFDLEHERREVVVEEMGGEDVELQEVVIARGSPLVGRTARGLRMRWRFGVNLLAISRRGARIVRRLADVRFQAGDVLLVQVRRESFQDMMQEFKVVTLVDHEHPLPSLPKLVLTMAIFGTAIALVAARVLPLGLTFLTAALLLVLTGVVSVKQAYTAVDWPVIVLLGSTICLGSALEYTGAAQLVARGLVSFTLDWPPWAIVGAMMVVTMLISNVVNNAATAVMMAPIAYALAVDLEVSPDTFLMAVAVGASCCFLTPIGHQCNVLVLGPGGYKFSDYARLGAPLSILAVAVGLFLILEVWPLTR
- a CDS encoding AgmX/PglI C-terminal domain-containing protein; translation: MTFAVHPVPSAYRQPLLGRPDPRFRRALTIAVALGALFLGLVRLAPAPQTREAEVEELPERLARLILEEPRRPTPAPAGPSTPEPKAETAPPEAVAPTTEAVEDPTPEAPAKPERRVRPSREAPTPEAPPERGTAGRARARTEVEQQLAAVTEEVDDALASLSSSLPTASSSGTASEPVSRRRGGRVRAGRGAGAATVRSTATATDLRRGGLNAEQVDLSGFGDLDLAGVTGRRESAATPTAQPTGDRSARSLMDTVRRYAPGIRFCYDTALESDPDLRGKMVFRITVAADGGVTSAEVVDDSLRSADVRSCALSQIRSWRFATASKASTFDAPFVFRPDE